A portion of the Glycine max cultivar Williams 82 chromosome 10, Glycine_max_v4.0, whole genome shotgun sequence genome contains these proteins:
- the BCH3 gene encoding beta-carotene hydroxylase BCH3 — protein MAAGLSTAAILKPYNLVQPPIPLSKPTTSLFFNPLRCFHHSTILRVRPRRRMSGFTVCVLTEDSKEIKTVEQEQEQVIPQAVSAGVAEKLARKKSQRFTYLVAAVMSSFGITSMAVFAVYYRFSWQMEGGDVPWSEMLGTFSLSVGAAVAMEFWARWAHRALWHASLWHMHESHHRPREGPFELNDVFAIINAVPAIALLSYGIFHKGLVPGLCFGAGLGITVFGMAYMFVHDGLVHKRFPVGPIANVPYFRRVAAAHQLHHSDKFNGAPYGLFLGPKEVEEVGGLEELEKEISRRIRSGS, from the exons ATGGCGGCAGGACTCTCCACCGCCGCAATCTTAAAGCCCTACAATCTCGTCCAACCCCCAATCCCTCTTTCTAAACCAACCACATCACTCTTCTTCAACCCCTTAAGATGTTTCCATCACAGTACAATCCTTCGAGTTCGACCCAGAAGAAGAATGAGCGGCTTCACCGTTTGCGTCCTCACGGAGGATTCCAAAGAGATCAAAACGGtcgaacaagaacaagaacaagtgATTCCTCAAGCCGTGTCAGCAGGTGTGGCAGAGAAGTTGGCGAGAAAGAAGTCCCAGAGGTTCACTTATCTCGTTGCGGCTGTCATGTCTAGCTTTGGCATCACCTCTATGGCAGTCTTTGCCGTTTATTATAGATTCTCCTGGCAAATGGAG GGTGGAGATGTTCCTTGGTCTGAAATGCTAGGCACATTTTCCCTCTCCGTCGGTGCTGCT GTGGCTATGGAATTTTGGGCAAGATGGGCTCATAGAGCTCTTTGGCATGCTTCCTTGTGGCACATGCACGAG TCACACCATCGACCAAGAGAGGGACCGTTCGAGCTCAACGACGTTTTCGCGATAATTAACGCTGTCCCTGCGATCGCTCTTCTCTCATACGGTATTTTCCACAAGGGTCTGGTCCCTGGGCTCTGTTTTGGTGCA GGCCTTGGAATCACGGTATTTGGGATGGCCTACATGTTTGTCCACGATGGATTAGTTCATAAGAGATTCCCTGTGGGTCCCATTGCCAACGTGCCCTACTTCAGAAGAGTTGCTGCTGCTCACCAA CTCCACCATTCGGATAAATTCAACGGGGCGCCATATGGCCTCTTTTTGGGACCAAAG GAAGTTGAAGAAGTGGGAGGGCTAGAAGAGCTAGAGAAAGAGATAAGTAGGAGAATCAGGTCCGGTTCATGA